The stretch of DNA TTATCGCACAGACACAGCACAGCCATGATTTCGGAGGCGGTGGTGATCAGAAACCCGCTCTCCCGAACCGTCCCGTTGCCGTCGCCAAGCCCTGTCACGATGCTGCGCAGACTGCGGTCGTTCATGTCCATAACCCGTTTCCATACGATCTTCTGCGGGTCCAGCCCGAGCTCATTGCCCTGGAATATATGATTGTCAATCATGGCCGACAGCAAATTATGGGCCGACGTCACCGCATGAATATCGCCCGTAAAATGCAGATTGATCTCGTCCGCCGGAACAATCTGCGCTTTTCCGCTGCCCGTAGCTCCGCCCTTCATGCCAAGACAAGGGCCAAGCGACGGTTCCCGCAGCGCAGCCACTGTCTTGACGCCTGCTCTGTTCATGGCTTGCGCCAGGCCGATCGTCGTCAGCGTCTTGCCTTCCCCCGCGGGCGTAGGGTTGATTGCGGTGACCAGCACCAGCTTGCCGTCCGGACGGCCCTTGATCTCATCCCACAGGGATGGAGCCAGCTTGGCCTTATATTTGCCGTACAACTCCAAATGATCTTCATGAATTCCCGTCTCTGCCGCAACTTCTGTAATTAACTTCATGCCAGTTACTAACCCCCTGAAACATAATATCCTAATCCTGTCCGCCAGCCATCGTATTTCATCAGCATGCCGTACATTAAGCTTCTTATTACAGGATACAAGGTCTTTGAGAAGCGTCAAGCCTTATTTTCAGGCTTTATCCCGTTCTCTAATGAACTCCATACGATGAAAAAAGCCTTCCGGAAAGGGAAGAACCATGTTCCGGAAGGCTTCGCCGCTTAACGCGCCGGTCGGCTCCGAGGCTTCATCGGCTGCACTATGCAAGGCCGCGACTGCGGCAATACGGCCGGGAGGCGGTCGCAAGGTACCCCTGCGAAATACTGGGAGAGGAAGCGTCTTATCGGCTCTCATGAGCGAAAGCGCCGCCCTTATCGTGAGCCGCATAAGGCTTCGATGCGGATGCACAATTACCGGCCGCGATGCTTGTCCTTCGCTTTCTTGCGGGCGATCTCGCGTTTGCGTTCGGCAAGCTCCTCTTTGCGGGCTTTGTTCATTCGCGATGATTCCAGCTTGCGCTTCGTAAGTTCCAGCCTGAGGGCTTCCTGGCTTAACGTGCCGCTGCCCCGGCCTCGCGATTCCCCGGCCGCTTCCCTCGCGCGCCGCTTCGGATTGCTGACGCGCAGGGCCGGCTTGGGGACGGCCACTCCGCAGGATAGACCGTCCGTTACCTCTTGAAGCCGAAAAAGGACGAATTCCCAAATTTCCTGCGCCGATGGCTCCGCGCCAAAGACGTACCGTCCGGCCTTGACGACTCCATTCTCATCGATTTCAACAATTCCGACCCAAAAAGGGTCTTCGAAAAATACCGTCAATTTCATCGGTGTTCCCCCTCTTTTCAAAAATACGAAACGAGGGACATCCCGAGGGGGAAGGTTACTGACATGGAGGTATTGGCGGCGGGCGACAGCGGATATGCATATTTCTCGCCGCATCGCTTCCATGCGTCCGGACTACCGACCGGAGCCGTGTTTTTACGTTTCCTTCCCATCTTACCTTATATTTGGCGAATTTCAACAGTGGAAAGGCGGCAGGACGGCTGTCAGCACGGAGACATACGCGGGGTCAACCCGCAGGCTTCCGCGATCAGCCGATACGACTTCAGCTTATCCGAAAAGCGGTGCATAACACTACCGATAATCACTTCCTCGCAGCCGAACCGCGCGCAGAGGTCATGCAGCTGATTTCCAATCTTTTCCGGAGAGCCGACCAGCATGGACCTGCGGTTCTCCTGGACAATATGCTTTTCGTAAGGCGTATACGGATAAGACAGTGCGTACTCCACAGAGGGGGTAGGCGCAGAGACATGCGTCTTGTCCAGCAGAACCGCCGAGAGGTCCATACTTGAGGCGAGCCGGTCCGCCTCTTCCGTCGTCTCCGCGCAGACTGCGAACACAGCGGCCATTCCTTTGGGCTTCAGCGACAGGGGGGATGGGCAGAAACGGCTGTGATAGGCCGCCATCGCCTCTTCCCCGCCGCTGAAGTTAATAAAGCGGGCGAAGGCAAATCCAGCGCCAAGCCCGGCGGCCAATAACGCGCTGTCCCTGCTTGAACCGAGCATCCAGATTTCCAGCGGTGAACTGCCGGTTGGCATAGCCTGAAGCCCCGCAAAGCGGTGATGCAGATCCGCCCCGTCATTCAGATAGGCCATCAAATCCTTGATCTGCTCGGAAAATTTGTCCGGGCCGGCCGTTCCATATTCCTGCAAGGCCCGGACGGCAAGAGCGCCTCCGCCGGCTGCCCGGCCAATCCCCAGATCAATTCTCCCGGGATATAGAGCCGCCAGCACGCGAAAATTCTCCGCAACCTTATATGCGCTGTAGTGAGGCAGCAGGATACCGCCCGAGCCGATCCGGATAGAGGAGGTAACGGCTGCCAAATGCGCGATGAGCACCTCCGGACTTGATCCGGCAAGACCGGGTGCAAAATGATGCTCGGCCACCCAGAAGCGGGAATAGCCGAGCTTTTCAGCCTCCTGAGCCAGAATGGCGGTCTGCGCAAGCGCCTCGGCTGGCGTGCTTCCCTCCGATACCGGCGACTGGTCAAGCACACTGAGCTTAATCATAGGCAGACACCCTTTCCGTGAAACAGACGACTGACTCCCATGCAAAAGGCTGCAGCCGTCTTTTCTTCAAATTCGCTCGTTTATGTATCTATAGCTTCCGGTCCATGACCTCAAAAAAACCCTCCTCGGCTAGCCGGAGAGGGTTAAACGCTTGATTCTCCTTTTTCTTAGACCCGTTCGGACAACGCCAGCTTAACAAGCATGGAGGCAAGCTTGCTGCGCTCCTCTTTGCTTCCGACCCTCCACAGCTCCAGAAGCAGCTTCTCCTCACTGTTGCGCGGTTCCTCATAGGCCGCCAGGTAGTCCGCCACCTTCTCCGCCGCCTGAGATAACTGCGCCTCGCCGAAGCCGATTTTTCTGGCCAATTGAATCCGCTTGCTTAAGTAAGTACGGAATGCGTCGAAATTGCTCAAGATTTCTTCCCTTTGTCCGGGTTCGATCCGATTGAGTGTTTCCTTCACCAGTCCGATTGCCACGCCACCGTCTTTGCTCACAACATGGTTATGCTCGGACATGTCGTTCGCCTCCTTTAGCGTTAATAGCGGTTTTACACTAATTAACCGGACCGGGTAAAGGTGAATCAAGGTCAAACCTTATTTCGATACCGGCACAGCGCTATAATATTCCTCCAGCGTAATGCCTTGTTCCGCGATAGAACGGGCGGCTTCCTTACCTACATACCGTACATGCCAAGGCTCGTACATATAACCCGTAAAGGCTTCCTTGCCTTCCGGATAACGGATGATAAAGCCATATTCCGGTGCATGCTGCGCCAGCCAGTCCGCTTCCTTCGTTCCGGCAAAACAGCTCTCCGCCGCGCATTTGCCGTCAGTGCCGGAAAGGTCGATCGCCAGGCCCGTCTGATGCTCGCTGTGTCCGGGAACGGCGCTGTAAGTTTGCGCTTTCTCCTCTCCGTCCCGCTCCGCATAGGCGTTGAACAGGCCCTGCTGCGTCTTCTCGGAGCGATAGGCGGAAACCCCCGCCAAATACACGCCGTCCTGCTTCGCACCCGCGAACATCTCCTCAAGCGCATGAGCTGCTTCCTTGCGCATCATCCGCTTTTCGATCTTTTCCTTAAATATAAAAGGAACGTCGGGATACACCAGATCGGCCGGCTTGTAGTTATCGGGCAGCCCGTACTGCTTGTTCACCATGACGCCGATGCTGTCCGGCTCCGTCGCCGCAAGCTGGGCCTCTCCCCAGCTCTGCCCCTCCGCCGGGGGGGCCGACGGGGCCGGCGACTCGCCAGCCGGCTGCGTCCCTCCGCCGCTTTGCCCCTCCGGGGGAGCGGACGGAGCGGGCGATTCACCCGGGGGCTGAGCCGCCGCACCATTAAGTGCCGGCTGATCCACAGCTGCTGCCCCGCTGCCCGTGGATCGGGCCGGCGACGTATATTTGCCTATTCCCCAGCCGACGGCGATGACGGCCAGGAACAGGAGTGGAATCCACAATTGTTTGCGCATGGTGCTTTCCTCCTTATGACCGGTATTGCTGAAGTATATCCTTATAGACAGGCCTGGGGCGGCAAATGTTGCAGCCGCCCCCAGTGCAATTCCTGCCAATCGTCGTTATTTGGGCCGCTCGTTAACGGGCCGGCACAGCCAAGCGGCCGCCCTTATCTGCCGCGGCTGCCGCCTTTGCGGCCTGCCTCACCGCTTCGCGCATTCCGTCCGCTGCCCCCCCGGCCGCCATGACCGGAGGCGGCTGTGCCGGCTCCGCCGTTCCTGCCGCCGCTGCGGGCCTGTCCGCCGCCATGCGATGGTCTGCCCTGCGACGGCCCGCCGCCAGAGGACGGCTTGCCCTGCGACGGCCCGCGTCCGCCATGCGCGGCGCGTTTGTCCGGCGCCGCGCCATCCTGGCGGCTCCGCCGTCCCCGCTCGGCGTCCCGGCTCCGGCCGCCCGCGTCCTTGCCGCGGCCGCTCGTCCGCGCGCCGCCAGCGAACGGCCCGCGCCCGGTCCGCGAGGCCTCGCGAGCTCCGCCCGCGCGGGCGCCGCCGCCCGTGCCCGTGACGAATTTGGCCTCGCCGAATTCGCCCTTCTCATAGCGGCGGCGTTCCAGCCGCTGCGAAATGCCGCGCTCGATCATCTCAAGCCCGGCGCGGTCGCGCGGAGAGGCGAAGGTGATCGCGAGCCCCTTGCCTCCCGCCCTTCCGGTCCGGCCGATACGGTGGATGTAGCTGTCCACGTCCAGCGGCATATCGTAGTTGAAGACATGGGTTACGCCTTCAACGTCCAGACCGCGGGCAGCGACGTCCGTAGCGACGAGAAGCTGAAGCTTCGCCTCCCGGAACGTCTTCATGACCGCCTCCCGCTTGTTCTGCGACAGGTCGCCGTGCAGCTCGTCGCAGTCATATCCCGCTTCCCGCAGAGCGTCGCTCAGCTTCGACACCCGGCGCTTCGTCCGGCAGAAGATAATGGCCAAATACGGCCGGTCCCATTCGATCAGCGCCTTAAGCGCCTCTTCCTTGGCACGGTCGGTACATTCGACGACCTGCTGGCGGATATTGTCCAGCGGAATCGGCGAACCGCTCTTGATCACAATGTCGATCGGCTGTTTCATATAGCTGGCCGCAAGCTGCTTGATCGGGTCCGGCATGGTCGCCGAGAACAGCATCGTCTGCCTCCGCGAAGGGATCGCCGTAATAATGCTCTCCACCTCGTCCAGAAAGCCCATATGCAGCATCTGATCCGCTTCGTCGAGCACCAGCATATTTACTCCGCCCAAAGCCAGTGTCTCGCGGCGCATATGGTCCAGCAGCCTGCCCGGCGTGCCGATAATGAGATGCCTGCCGCCTTCCAGCTTGCGCAGCTGCTTCTCCACGTCCTGTCCGCCATACACCGCAAGGATCTTGATATCGCTCTGATGCGTAAGCTTCCGCGCTTCCTCCGTAATCTGGAGCGCCAGCTCCCGTGTCGGCGCCATAATCAGAGCCTGCGGAAAGGGACGGTCCGGCCTGATTTTATCCAATATCGGCAGCAGAAAAGCCAGCGTCTTGCCCGTGCCCGTCTTTGCTCTTGCTATGACATCCAGACCCTGCACGAGCGGCGGAATCGCTTCTGCCTGTACAGGGGTAGGCTGTGCAATGCCATTCCCCTTAAGAAGCGCAGTCAGCGCCTCTGAAACTCCCAATTCTTTAAAACCCGGCAATTTCATCACCTCGTCATTTCCAAGTATTCAGCGCATGATTCGCGCCGTGTTTAGACTAAAGCGCCTTTTACTACAAGCGCATGAATTCACTCCTGAAGCACCTTCCGGCGCCCCGAGGAACCCTGTACATTAAAAGCGGAAGAACTCCGGCAGGAGTTCTTCCGTCCTTGGTTCTTTCTATTGTAACCGCAATCCCCGCCGCCTTAATCCTCCTTCTCTAAAACCGCCCCGATTTGAAAATCGAGTACAGCAGCCAGATAAACATAAACAGCGCAACAACCGAGCCGATTTCGACGGTGGGAAAATTCCACAGCACGGAAGGCTCTCGGCGCAGCGACGAACCGATAATCAGACCGACCATAATAATGCTGAAGGCCAGCAGCACAATGCTGAAGGAGAGCCGGTTGCCGATGCGGTCCAGCTTGCGCAGCAGGCTTTGCAGCTCGGGCACGCCGACCTCGACCTTCAGCTTGCCCCTGCTGATCAGCGCCGACAGCTGCCGGGCTTGTCCAGGCAGCTCTACGAGGCTTTCGGCAAGCTCCGCAACCCCGCCCCACAGCTTGCGCTGCAGCCGGCTGCTGCTGAAGCGCTGCTTCACGAGCTGCCTGCCAAAAGGCTCCGCCATTTGAATAATGCTGAAGGAAGGGTCCAGGTTGCCTACGACCCCTTCCAGAGTCAGCATCGTCTTCCCCAGCATCGCCAGATCGGGCGGAATCGCCAGACGGTGGCGCCGGGCAACCGCGAACAAATCATTCAACGCCTTCCCAATGCTGACCTGGCTGAACGGAACGTCATAGTATTCCTCTCTCAGCCGGTCCATGTCCTCATAGAGCGCGGACTGATCCGCATCCTCCGGAATGACGCCAAGGCGTAAAATTGCCCGTACCATGGCTTCCGTATTTTTGCGCATCAGGGCGATGATGAGGCTGGACAGATGGTCTCTTGTTTCCTCGCTCAGCCTGCCCACCATGCCGAAATCAATCAGCGCAAGCTTTCCGCTGTCCGTCATCATCACGTTGCCGGGATGGGGATCGGCATGAAAGAAGCCGTCGATAAAAATCTGCCTCAGCATAATATCCACCAGACGCTCCGCGGTATCCTTGAGGTTCACGCCCCTGCTCAGCAGCGCTTCCCGCCGATTCAGCGTAATCCCCTCGACAAACTCCATCGTCAGTACGCGAGAGGATGAATAGTCCCAGTAAATCGCCGGAATATAGACCGATTTGTTATCCTCAAGCTGCTGCGCGATTCTCTCCGCGCTCCTGCCCTCCTGGCTGTAGTCCAGCTCGTTCATCAGCGATCTGGAGAACTCCTCCGCCATCCGGGAGAGGCTGTACTGCCTCGCCCAACCCAGCCGCCTTTCGGCAAGCGCCGTCAGATCGCGGAGAATTTCCAGATCACGGCTCATCATGCGCATAACGCCGGGCCGTTGAATTTTGATTGCCACCGGCTCCCCGCTAAGCAGAACGCCGCGGTGAACCTGCCCGATGGAAGCGGCGGCGAGCGGCGTCTCTTCAAAAGAATCGAATATCTCGCTGAGCGGCTGGTCCAGCTCCTGTTCCAGAATATTGCGGGCCGTTTCCACCGGGAAAGGCGGCACATGATCCTGAAGCTTTACCAGTTCATTAATAATCGATTCCGGAAGCAGGTCCGAGCGTGTACTGGCAACCTGGCCGAGCTTGACAAAGGTCGGACCCAAATCCTCCAGCACCAGCCTGATCCGCTCTCCCAGCGTCCGGCTGGGATGCTGAACTTCCTGCGTTACCAGCCGGCGCGGAAGCGACAGTACGCGGTACAGCCCCAGCTCTTCCACCATAAAGCCGAAGCCATGGCGCATCAGCGCCATGGCGATGGAACGGTAACGTCCGGCATGTCTG from Paenibacillus sophorae encodes:
- a CDS encoding YjdF family protein, whose protein sequence is MKLTVFFEDPFWVGIVEIDENGVVKAGRYVFGAEPSAQEIWEFVLFRLQEVTDGLSCGVAVPKPALRVSNPKRRAREAAGESRGRGSGTLSQEALRLELTKRKLESSRMNKARKEELAERKREIARKKAKDKHRGR
- a CDS encoding LLM class flavin-dependent oxidoreductase — its product is MIKLSVLDQSPVSEGSTPAEALAQTAILAQEAEKLGYSRFWVAEHHFAPGLAGSSPEVLIAHLAAVTSSIRIGSGGILLPHYSAYKVAENFRVLAALYPGRIDLGIGRAAGGGALAVRALQEYGTAGPDKFSEQIKDLMAYLNDGADLHHRFAGLQAMPTGSSPLEIWMLGSSRDSALLAAGLGAGFAFARFINFSGGEEAMAAYHSRFCPSPLSLKPKGMAAVFAVCAETTEEADRLASSMDLSAVLLDKTHVSAPTPSVEYALSYPYTPYEKHIVQENRRSMLVGSPEKIGNQLHDLCARFGCEEVIIGSVMHRFSDKLKSYRLIAEACGLTPRMSPC
- a CDS encoding DUF3243 domain-containing protein translates to MSEHNHVVSKDGGVAIGLVKETLNRIEPGQREEILSNFDAFRTYLSKRIQLARKIGFGEAQLSQAAEKVADYLAAYEEPRNSEEKLLLELWRVGSKEERSKLASMLVKLALSERV
- a CDS encoding M15 family metallopeptidase; translation: MRKQLWIPLLFLAVIAVGWGIGKYTSPARSTGSGAAAVDQPALNGAAAQPPGESPAPSAPPEGQSGGGTQPAGESPAPSAPPAEGQSWGEAQLAATEPDSIGVMVNKQYGLPDNYKPADLVYPDVPFIFKEKIEKRMMRKEAAHALEEMFAGAKQDGVYLAGVSAYRSEKTQQGLFNAYAERDGEEKAQTYSAVPGHSEHQTGLAIDLSGTDGKCAAESCFAGTKEADWLAQHAPEYGFIIRYPEGKEAFTGYMYEPWHVRYVGKEAARSIAEQGITLEEYYSAVPVSK
- a CDS encoding DEAD/DEAH box helicase — translated: MKLPGFKELGVSEALTALLKGNGIAQPTPVQAEAIPPLVQGLDVIARAKTGTGKTLAFLLPILDKIRPDRPFPQALIMAPTRELALQITEEARKLTHQSDIKILAVYGGQDVEKQLRKLEGGRHLIIGTPGRLLDHMRRETLALGGVNMLVLDEADQMLHMGFLDEVESIITAIPSRRQTMLFSATMPDPIKQLAASYMKQPIDIVIKSGSPIPLDNIRQQVVECTDRAKEEALKALIEWDRPYLAIIFCRTKRRVSKLSDALREAGYDCDELHGDLSQNKREAVMKTFREAKLQLLVATDVAARGLDVEGVTHVFNYDMPLDVDSYIHRIGRTGRAGGKGLAITFASPRDRAGLEMIERGISQRLERRRYEKGEFGEAKFVTGTGGGARAGGAREASRTGRGPFAGGARTSGRGKDAGGRSRDAERGRRSRQDGAAPDKRAAHGGRGPSQGKPSSGGGPSQGRPSHGGGQARSGGRNGGAGTAASGHGGRGGSGRNARSGEAGRKGGSRGR
- a CDS encoding ABC1 kinase family protein — encoded protein: MVRIRHAGRYRSIAMALMRHGFGFMVEELGLYRVLSLPRRLVTQEVQHPSRTLGERIRLVLEDLGPTFVKLGQVASTRSDLLPESIINELVKLQDHVPPFPVETARNILEQELDQPLSEIFDSFEETPLAAASIGQVHRGVLLSGEPVAIKIQRPGVMRMMSRDLEILRDLTALAERRLGWARQYSLSRMAEEFSRSLMNELDYSQEGRSAERIAQQLEDNKSVYIPAIYWDYSSSRVLTMEFVEGITLNRREALLSRGVNLKDTAERLVDIMLRQIFIDGFFHADPHPGNVMMTDSGKLALIDFGMVGRLSEETRDHLSSLIIALMRKNTEAMVRAILRLGVIPEDADQSALYEDMDRLREEYYDVPFSQVSIGKALNDLFAVARRHRLAIPPDLAMLGKTMLTLEGVVGNLDPSFSIIQMAEPFGRQLVKQRFSSSRLQRKLWGGVAELAESLVELPGQARQLSALISRGKLKVEVGVPELQSLLRKLDRIGNRLSFSIVLLAFSIIMVGLIIGSSLRREPSVLWNFPTVEIGSVVALFMFIWLLYSIFKSGRF